A genome region from Chryseobacterium sp. G0186 includes the following:
- the hutI gene encoding imidazolonepropionase gives MMKTENINTGFSLIGPFSQLITMASLPDKGAIRDEEITVLENAALLVKDDIIYCTGSYDTLKKEAKALNAVHVPLTGKYVCVPGFVDAHTHICFAGTRSNDYRMRNAGKTYLEISATGGGIWDTVNCTRKAEQEELVSLTVQRAERHLAEGVTTIEVKSGYGLSVEQELKMLRAIQQAGENTRADLVATCLAAHISPKDAESPTAYLNMITETLFPIIKNENLCNRIDAFIEENAFGHEDIKPYLKKAKEMGFDITIHADQFTCGGSALAVEFQVLSADHLEASTAVEIEMLAKSEVIAVALPGASIGLGCKFPFVRKMLDAGLAVAIASDWNPGSAPIGDLLCTASILGAFEKLSNAEVLAGITYRAALALGLKDRGKLEAGMLADFNLFETNSYHEIFYHQGKLKPKYVYKRGQKNITPNSI, from the coding sequence ATGATGAAAACTGAAAATATAAATACAGGATTTTCCCTTATTGGCCCTTTTTCTCAGTTAATTACTATGGCAAGCTTACCGGATAAAGGAGCGATACGGGACGAAGAAATTACCGTTTTGGAGAATGCAGCACTTCTGGTAAAAGATGATATTATATACTGTACAGGCAGCTATGACACCCTTAAAAAGGAAGCGAAAGCACTGAATGCTGTTCATGTACCGCTAACAGGTAAATATGTATGTGTACCAGGATTCGTGGATGCTCATACCCATATCTGCTTTGCAGGAACACGGTCCAATGATTACCGAATGAGAAATGCAGGCAAAACCTATCTGGAAATAAGTGCAACCGGCGGTGGTATCTGGGATACTGTAAACTGTACCCGTAAAGCGGAACAGGAAGAATTGGTTTCTTTAACGGTACAACGCGCAGAGAGACATCTGGCAGAAGGAGTAACGACCATAGAAGTAAAAAGCGGTTATGGTCTGAGCGTAGAACAGGAACTGAAAATGCTGAGAGCCATTCAGCAGGCAGGTGAAAATACACGGGCAGATCTGGTGGCGACCTGTCTGGCAGCACACATTTCTCCTAAAGATGCTGAAAGCCCTACAGCCTATCTGAACATGATCACCGAAACTCTTTTTCCCATCATCAAAAATGAAAACTTATGCAACCGGATAGATGCTTTTATTGAAGAAAATGCCTTCGGGCATGAGGATATTAAACCTTATTTAAAAAAAGCAAAAGAAATGGGGTTTGATATCACTATTCATGCCGATCAGTTTACCTGTGGAGGAAGTGCTCTTGCAGTGGAGTTTCAGGTATTAAGTGCCGATCATCTGGAAGCAAGTACAGCTGTAGAAATTGAAATGCTTGCAAAAAGTGAGGTCATTGCGGTTGCTCTCCCAGGTGCTTCCATTGGTTTAGGATGCAAGTTCCCGTTTGTGAGGAAAATGCTGGATGCAGGCCTGGCAGTAGCTATTGCCAGTGACTGGAACCCCGGTTCGGCTCCCATAGGAGACTTGCTTTGTACAGCATCCATATTGGGAGCTTTTGAAAAACTTTCCAATGCTGAGGTTCTTGCCGGAATCACTTACAGGGCTGCACTCGCCTTGGGACTCAAAGACAGAGGAAAACTGGAAGCTGGTATGCTGGCAGACTTTAATCTGTTTGAAACCAATAGTTACCATGAAATTTTTTATCATCAGGGTAAATTAAAGCCCAAGTATGTTTATAAAAGAGGTCAAAAAAATATTACCCCCAACTCAATCTGA
- a CDS encoding urocanate hydratase: MNFKEQILQGIPEHLPAPKKYNKKIDHAPVRADVLNDDEKKLSVRNALRYFPTEWHKELAPEFFNELETFGRIYMYRFMPDYEIYARSIEEYPFKSLHAGCIMLMIHNNLDPAVAQHPQELITYGGNGGVFQNWAQYLLTMKYLATMTDEQTLNIYSGHPQGIFPSSASAPRVVVSNGMMIPNYSSKADLEKFSALGVTQYGQMTAGSYMYIGPQGIVHGTAITLMNAFRKKLSHGEKAQGKIFLTAGLGGMSGAQTKAGNIAGCITVCAEINPSAAKKRHSQGWVDELIESLDELVDRVNLAQRDKETVSLAYIGNVVEVWERFDKENIFVQIGSDQTSLHNPFSGGYYPVGLSFEEANRMIAEDPDQFKKYVQESLVRQVKAINAHTGKGTYFFDYGNAFLLECSRAGADIMTTDGTHFRYPSYVQDILGPMCFDYGFGPFRWVCASGKQEDLRITDQIAKEVMQEIKANAPEEIQQQLEDNILWITEAESNALVVGSQARILYADAEGRAKIATKFNEAVASGKLSAPVILGRDHHDVSGTDSPFRETSNIYDGSRFTADMAIHNVIGDSFRGATWVSVHNGGGVGWGEVINGGFGMVLDGTDTATVKLKDMLFFDVNNGIARRSWARNEEAIFAIQREMERTPSLTITLPYRINEDVLS, encoded by the coding sequence ATGAATTTTAAAGAACAAATCTTACAGGGAATACCGGAACATCTTCCGGCTCCCAAGAAATATAATAAAAAAATAGATCATGCTCCTGTAAGGGCTGATGTATTAAATGATGACGAAAAAAAACTGAGTGTACGCAATGCGCTGAGGTATTTTCCTACGGAATGGCATAAAGAGCTGGCTCCTGAGTTCTTCAATGAACTGGAAACCTTTGGGCGTATTTATATGTACCGTTTCATGCCAGATTACGAAATATATGCCCGTTCTATAGAGGAATATCCGTTTAAAAGTCTTCATGCAGGCTGTATTATGCTTATGATCCACAATAATCTGGATCCGGCAGTTGCCCAGCATCCGCAGGAGCTTATCACTTATGGTGGCAATGGCGGGGTTTTCCAGAACTGGGCCCAATATCTGCTGACCATGAAATACCTCGCCACTATGACCGATGAGCAGACGTTAAACATTTATAGCGGCCACCCACAGGGAATATTCCCATCCAGTGCTTCTGCACCAAGAGTTGTAGTCAGTAATGGAATGATGATTCCTAATTATTCTTCAAAAGCTGATTTGGAAAAGTTCAGTGCTCTGGGAGTAACTCAGTACGGGCAGATGACAGCAGGTTCATACATGTATATTGGTCCGCAGGGAATTGTACACGGAACCGCTATTACCTTAATGAATGCATTCCGGAAAAAGCTTTCCCATGGAGAAAAGGCACAAGGGAAAATATTTTTAACGGCTGGATTGGGAGGTATGAGCGGTGCGCAGACCAAAGCCGGAAATATAGCCGGCTGTATTACCGTCTGTGCTGAAATAAACCCAAGTGCCGCAAAGAAAAGACACAGCCAGGGATGGGTGGATGAACTGATTGAAAGTCTTGATGAACTGGTAGACCGTGTAAACCTCGCACAACGAGATAAGGAAACCGTTTCATTGGCCTATATAGGAAATGTAGTGGAGGTCTGGGAACGTTTTGACAAGGAGAATATTTTTGTACAGATTGGCTCGGATCAGACATCACTTCATAATCCTTTTTCAGGAGGTTATTATCCGGTTGGATTAAGTTTTGAGGAAGCCAACCGAATGATAGCTGAAGATCCGGATCAGTTTAAAAAATATGTTCAGGAATCTTTGGTAAGACAGGTAAAAGCAATTAATGCCCATACCGGAAAAGGGACTTACTTTTTTGATTATGGTAATGCTTTTCTTTTAGAATGCAGTCGGGCCGGAGCGGATATAATGACTACTGATGGGACTCACTTCAGATATCCCTCTTATGTTCAGGATATTCTTGGACCTATGTGTTTTGATTATGGTTTCGGGCCATTCAGATGGGTTTGTGCCTCAGGAAAACAAGAGGATCTGAGGATCACTGATCAGATTGCTAAGGAAGTCATGCAGGAAATTAAGGCAAATGCCCCTGAAGAAATTCAGCAGCAACTGGAAGATAACATCCTATGGATTACTGAAGCAGAATCCAACGCATTGGTTGTAGGTTCGCAGGCCCGTATTTTATATGCTGATGCTGAAGGCCGGGCAAAAATTGCCACGAAATTTAATGAAGCCGTTGCATCTGGGAAATTATCTGCTCCCGTGATATTAGGAAGAGATCATCATGATGTAAGCGGTACAGATTCTCCTTTCAGGGAAACCAGTAATATCTATGACGGAAGCAGGTTCACTGCAGATATGGCTATTCATAATGTGATAGGAGACAGTTTCAGAGGTGCTACCTGGGTATCGGTTCACAATGGCGGAGGTGTCGGCTGGGGAGAAGTCATTAATGGAGGTTTCGGAATGGTCCTTGACGGAACAGATACTGCTACGGTAAAGCTGAAGGACATGCTTTTTTTTGATGTCAATAACGGTATTGCACGAAGAAGCTGGGCCAGAAATGAAGAAGCCATCTTTGCTATACAACGTGAAATGGAGAGAACTCCATCATTAACGATTACTCTCCCCTACAGAATTAATGAAGATGTTCTTAGTTAA
- a CDS encoding helix-turn-helix domain-containing protein produces MESTYEIIFDKLVYSCIFEMQRGTEEYYPDHFLGFQLAGETHAFYDKTTTVIKENTVVLVKKNQLIRTVKYPSKSGKYKFIAITLDSKTLQHYAFENKIEVKERYLGNQKLFFEPNEFLYSYFISLAPYINKTKKVTPRLAELKIREAIELLLDSNPDFKYILFDFAKPHFIDLEEFMNNNFMFNTTVESFAKLTGRSISAFKRDFFKVFNCPPQQWLKEKRLEEAYYLIKYKRKKPTDFYLDIGFENLSHFYSSFKQKFGETTTEVQNSTT; encoded by the coding sequence ATGGAATCAACGTATGAAATAATATTTGATAAGCTGGTGTATTCTTGCATTTTTGAAATGCAGAGAGGAACTGAAGAGTATTATCCCGATCATTTTTTAGGATTTCAGCTCGCTGGCGAAACCCATGCATTTTATGATAAAACAACCACTGTAATCAAGGAAAATACAGTAGTCTTGGTTAAGAAGAATCAGCTTATCCGTACAGTGAAATATCCCTCAAAATCTGGCAAATATAAGTTTATTGCGATTACACTGGATAGTAAGACTCTTCAACATTATGCCTTTGAAAATAAAATTGAGGTAAAGGAGCGTTATTTGGGAAATCAAAAGCTTTTTTTTGAACCCAATGAGTTCTTATACAGTTACTTCATCTCGTTAGCTCCCTATATCAACAAGACTAAAAAGGTAACCCCCAGATTGGCAGAATTGAAGATCAGAGAAGCTATTGAGCTTTTACTGGATAGTAATCCTGATTTTAAATACATTCTGTTTGATTTTGCAAAGCCTCACTTTATCGATCTTGAGGAATTTATGAACAATAATTTTATGTTTAATACTACAGTAGAATCATTTGCTAAACTTACAGGGCGTAGCATTTCTGCATTTAAACGTGATTTTTTCAAAGTATTTAACTGTCCTCCACAACAATGGCTTAAAGAAAAGCGTTTGGAAGAAGCCTATTACCTAATCAAATATAAGCGTAAAAAACCAACAGATTTTTATTTGGATATTGGCTTTGAAAATCTGTCACATTTTTACTCCTCCTTCAAACAAAAATTTGGTGAAACGACCACAGAGGTACAAAATTCTACAACCTAA
- a CDS encoding GlcG/HbpS family heme-binding protein, protein MNITYNEATQALNASIEKAKHLGIAVSIAIVDAGGYLVAFARLDSAYGVIDFALKKARTAAMFCVDSDIMGSIISGAEMHAYGMINSNGGLLTIPGGVVIKNNNGDIIGAVGCSGGTADQDKEIALAGAGI, encoded by the coding sequence ATGAATATTACATATAATGAGGCAACTCAGGCCTTGAATGCGTCAATAGAAAAAGCTAAACATCTGGGAATAGCAGTGAGTATAGCCATAGTGGATGCAGGAGGATATCTGGTCGCTTTCGCGAGATTAGACAGTGCCTATGGAGTGATAGATTTTGCTCTGAAAAAAGCAAGAACTGCTGCTATGTTCTGTGTGGATAGCGATATCATGGGATCTATTATTTCCGGTGCTGAAATGCACGCCTATGGGATGATCAATTCCAATGGAGGGCTTTTAACGATTCCGGGTGGGGTGGTCATAAAAAATAACAATGGTGATATCATAGGTGCTGTGGGCTGCTCAGGTGGAACGGCAGATCAGGATAAAGAAATTGCTTTGGCAGGAGCGGGAATATAA
- a CDS encoding SDR family oxidoreductase, whose product MSKTVLITGAASGFGKIAAFDLARKGYKVVATAQVYPQMSDLIREAKELGVELIADKLDVTNSRDIKYIVDKYDVDILISNAGIMEGGPIAEQPLELIRSMFDVNVFGGLELAQGFVKKWVAQKKAAKIVFTTSMGGLWTVPYVAAYCSSKHAMESIAEGLKTELADFNIKIATCNPGVFGTGFNDRGVDSIFRWYNPENNFTPSSAFDGAAESLEHQLDPQSMAYCIVNVALDDHSNFRNVHPKETEDFVKQLQAEAWTAKS is encoded by the coding sequence ATGAGTAAAACAGTTTTAATTACAGGAGCGGCAAGTGGTTTTGGAAAAATTGCTGCATTTGACCTTGCAAGAAAAGGATATAAAGTAGTTGCCACAGCACAGGTATATCCGCAGATGAGCGACCTGATCCGTGAAGCAAAAGAATTAGGAGTGGAATTGATTGCCGATAAATTGGACGTTACCAATTCCAGAGATATCAAGTATATTGTAGATAAATATGATGTTGATATTCTTATCAGCAATGCAGGAATTATGGAAGGAGGTCCCATTGCTGAACAGCCTTTAGAGCTTATCCGTTCTATGTTTGACGTAAATGTTTTTGGAGGTCTGGAGCTGGCGCAGGGGTTTGTTAAAAAGTGGGTAGCGCAAAAGAAAGCTGCTAAAATTGTATTCACTACTTCAATGGGAGGTTTATGGACGGTACCCTATGTTGCCGCGTATTGTTCTTCAAAACATGCGATGGAGTCTATTGCAGAAGGGTTGAAAACAGAATTGGCTGATTTCAATATCAAGATTGCAACCTGTAATCCGGGAGTTTTTGGTACAGGATTCAATGACCGTGGGGTTGATTCAATTTTCAGATGGTATAATCCTGAAAATAATTTCACACCATCCTCAGCATTTGACGGAGCGGCAGAATCTTTAGAGCATCAGCTAGACCCACAGTCAATGGCTTATTGCATTGTGAATGTAGCACTGGATGATCATTCTAATTTCAGAAATGTACACCCTAAAGAAACTGAAGATTTCGTTAAACAGCTGCAGGCAGAAGCGTGGACCGCTAAAAGCTAA
- a CDS encoding DUF1826 domain-containing protein has translation MKGTFSDNDQIELVSSFSELINTEFQGAMNTVCWERNLIGDFKEIVSKLQLEDNITEVSPEDLLSLQLSESGRMAREIILNDMQLLTDHGALPSLNLLKSYERDEELDFISTDVYSYHVDRSPIGTNTFLCTYHGAASDILPNDEAIQKILIPEIREKLKALHDGPENEFEDFLKEYFFDLHYQPKPNAQPINLGVGHLWKIAVDHPEQKVLPCVHRAPIENEGEYRLLLIC, from the coding sequence ATGAAAGGTACATTTTCTGACAACGACCAGATTGAGTTGGTTTCTTCTTTTTCTGAACTTATAAACACTGAATTTCAGGGAGCGATGAATACCGTTTGTTGGGAAAGAAATTTGATCGGAGATTTTAAAGAAATTGTGTCCAAACTTCAATTAGAGGACAATATTACAGAAGTTTCCCCTGAAGATCTCTTATCTCTTCAACTGTCAGAAAGCGGGCGTATGGCAAGGGAAATCATTCTTAATGATATGCAATTATTAACCGATCATGGAGCATTGCCATCCCTTAATTTACTCAAAAGCTACGAGCGTGATGAAGAGCTGGATTTCATTTCAACAGATGTATATTCCTATCATGTAGATCGCTCACCTATTGGAACAAATACTTTTTTATGTACCTATCATGGTGCTGCAAGTGACATCTTACCCAATGATGAGGCTATCCAAAAGATATTAATTCCAGAAATCCGGGAAAAGCTTAAAGCGCTTCATGATGGACCGGAAAATGAATTTGAAGACTTTCTGAAAGAATATTTCTTTGATCTGCATTATCAGCCTAAACCTAATGCTCAGCCCATTAATTTAGGGGTTGGCCATCTTTGGAAAATAGCCGTAGACCATCCTGAACAAAAGGTTTTGCCTTGTGTACACAGGGCTCCCATTGAAAATGAGGGTGAATATCGATTGCTTTTGATTTGCTAA
- a CDS encoding YdeI/OmpD-associated family protein codes for METSDELPFLAIYTRAEWRSWLEKYHQSEQSVWIVSNTKKSGQPAVAWSELVDEALCFGWIDSTRKTIDENSFRQLFSKRKRNGTWSKINKEKVKRLEEDKLMRDAGYEAIRIAKENGSWTILDSVEELEIPHDLAETFKSHPNSEEYFLGLSKSVRKMLLQWITLAKRPETRMKRITEIAEHAALNEKPKQFR; via the coding sequence ATGGAAACATCAGATGAATTACCGTTTCTTGCAATATATACTAGGGCAGAGTGGAGGAGCTGGCTTGAAAAGTATCATCAGTCTGAGCAATCTGTTTGGATTGTAAGCAACACCAAGAAATCAGGTCAACCTGCTGTGGCCTGGAGTGAGCTTGTGGATGAGGCTCTTTGTTTCGGTTGGATTGACAGTACCCGGAAAACTATAGATGAAAATTCCTTTAGACAACTGTTCAGCAAACGAAAACGGAATGGCACCTGGTCCAAGATTAATAAGGAAAAAGTAAAGCGGCTGGAAGAAGATAAACTGATGAGGGATGCAGGCTATGAAGCCATCAGGATTGCAAAGGAAAACGGATCCTGGACCATCCTCGATAGTGTGGAAGAATTGGAAATTCCCCATGATCTGGCGGAAACATTTAAGAGTCATCCTAATTCAGAAGAATATTTTCTGGGGTTAAGTAAATCTGTAAGAAAAATGTTGCTGCAATGGATTACTCTTGCCAAACGACCGGAAACCCGAATGAAACGCATCACTGAAATAGCAGAACATGCTGCCCTGAATGAAAAACCTAAGCAATTCCGGTAA